The window TGAGAGTAATTTACTTATAAAATTTCAAACAGTGATGTTTTGTGTTGTGATATTTTAAGATTAAAAAATGAAGGGGAAAAAGGTCACATGACCTACTTATTTTccttatacatacatataaatattaaccTAAAATCTTCTTTTTCCCCCTCATAAATTCATGTCCCTGATATCAGTCAAATATCCAAATAAGTTTGCCCTGGGATTTAGTCTCCTATACTCTTGAGCCCACAGATCAGGTCATAAATAGCTGGTTAAGTCCCGTCCGGTCTTTGTAAAGCTCGTTGGCTTGAGTTTGGAGGAGGGATCAAGCGTCTATAAAAGACGAAGTGACGCAAGATTTCACACACCGCTTCCTGAGGTTCAGCTGAGCAGGTAGTCAgagacatcacacacacacatatgtcctttaatgctgcaaaaaaaaagtttcagaaataatgcaataatcAAAACGAAAACACAGTAAGGTTTTGATTTTACTGTTTTAGAAAAATGCATgtgacatttattattttaccaACTTGTGTTAAAACCACTTATGCGTATGTTTTTACAGCATCGGCTCAGTGTGACTGCTTTGGGGGAAAGGAATTTTGAAGGAGGATTTCACTGTTAGACTGCGGAAGATGACTTGTGCAAAGTAAGTTATTGTCTTGTTTACGGCAAAATACTAAATCCAGGCATCCCAGTCCTGGAAAACCTAGAAATATTGggggaatttaaaaaaatcttgattGTTCCAGGACTGGACAAGTAATGGAAAGTAATAAATATGGCCAACGAATGTCATGGGAATTTCTGTAgtcaatatttttcaaatataaaatatttcttcaACTTGAAATTATTGTTTATGAGTGCgctcaaaaaaaaattaagcctttttaagcatttcaattaatattaaaatttaatgaaATTGAATTGAACAATCCTTAAAtcaattattcaattaaaatgagtgtgtagtgtgtgtgtaaatactataatgtttttgaaccatactatagtaaagtacttgaattaatttgttgtaaaaattcaagtttttgtggtaatataacaactatagcaATATAAACAAGTCACCCAATACTGACTAAGACTTCTACAACTATAATgcatattatactacaatagtttttactacagtaaactgtagtgtaaagtatactacagtattcattacagtttatcagttcattatacagtatgctgtagcattcattaacagtgttgtaaataatacaatatactagcaacaatttactatagtatggttcaaaaacactatagtattcaTGTGGAAAATTCATTGGTAAAGGAAATGATTCAAAAGTAAAGTGCAAATCCTCATTTTATCCCTTTGTTCCCTCTCCAGTGTGATGTCGCGGTTTGGCCCTCCTGTCTCCATGAGGTCGGTGGACGTGGGCTTCCGGTGCAGAGGCTCTCCACACATCAACCACCTGTCTTCTCCCAAACCCCTGCGGCCCTGCATCTCGCATCAGCCGGTGTTCGAGTACAGACACTCCCCTTCAAAGGGCCTCATCAAGAGCGGCCGCGGGGAGAAACGCGTCGCGTTCGCGGACGCCAAAGGGCTTTCACTCATCACAGTGCGCCTCTTCTCCGAGAAGGAGGACAAAATCCCGCGCGAGCCGCTGAAAATACCCCGACTGAAGAAGCTGAGTTGCGCAACAGAGCCTGCTAATAAGACTTTGAGGTTGAGTGTGGGGTTCGAGCAGCCCTGCAGAGATTTCCAGGCGTTCAGAAGTCGGCTTCAGGATCACATGGTGCTGTTGGAGAGCTGTGACGTCAGTAAACGCTGCATTCTGGGCACCGTGCGCGTCAAGAACGTCTGCTTCGAGAAAGTGGTACACATCCGGATTACTTTCGATACCTGGCGCAGTTACCTGGACGTACCGTGTACGTACCTGGATCAGTGTTACGGGGAACCTGGAACTGACGTGTTTGAGTTTAACATCAGCGTTCCTGAACGAATAGACCCGCGCGAGCGCATCGAGTTCTGCGTGTCTTACTTACCGGCCGCGCTCGGTGCCACTGAATGGGACAATAATAATGGCAATAACTACTGTATTAATGTGTGTGGCGCTGAATCTGCTGCTGTCCAATGACAGCTTCACTGTGTTCGCATTCAGACAGAACCAACTTTGCACTTTGTCTCCTGCGCTGAcctatggcaagccgttttagcTTATATTGTTTCCAGCGTCACTCAttgcatttttactagtaagaattcaattgtagagctctgtaattaacaatgaatgtaaataaatggAGACATATGACTagtaaaaatgaatttgaagagctctctaattgcaattgttactagtaagaatgcaATTACGCAGAGTAACGCTGCACAATGCAAGTTAAAATGGCTTGCCATACTGACCCGTTTAGCACAGAACTGACTGAAACGCTGTGCCATGATCACTGTTCACAGTGTTtcaagaaattattttttaaaaaatgtgatgcttgtAATATTGGGTATATTAACaaatgtttataaatatattgtgGAAATGTTTATTAAAGCTTTGCATATTGTggataatgtatttttatgggaaatgtttatatcaagcaaatttaaaatgaatatattttgtaaGATTAAGCACTAAAACCCTTTCATACTGTGgattatttaaagtttttatagtattttattatataaataaagtgtTTAAGTAATATTCACCATTggtcattatttatttgtatgtttcctttctgttatatttatttcaagatTTCTGCAacctggaattttttttttttttctttttctgagaTAAACTATTTTTATTCTGTTTGAGGTATCTAATTGGGTTGCAACTAAAACATCATTTAATTTGGGACGCTACCTAGTATTCCTCAAGGAGGTGCGATCAAATCCCAGGACGTTTTTGGTTTGGTCACTAAGTATAATCCATTTTAATCTATTATTACCAAGGATTGGTACCTGACATAGGCCTTTGGATTGACGTATGAGAACCCTTTATCAGAAAAAGATGTTATTTATGCATGTTGAGAGCTTGTAAGATGTTAAATGCCTAAAGAAATCATCCCTGCTGGCGGTGAAATCGAGAGGTTGTGTTGTAACTGATCTCATTCATGTGAGATTTTCAATGGTGCAGATAAATCCTGCTCTTatcagcagacagacagacagagagagagatcagtGTTTGTTCAGACTGATTATAAATGGCCTTTTCATAATCAGTCTTGATCAGATTATGTATTACATGCAGACGCTGGCCACTCTCACTTATCAAAATATTCCACATTAGTGATTTGATGGCACACATTTTGGAATATAAACTGACATAACTTGGATAttattttgaaaacaaaatatagCTTTAATATTTCATGAACAATTTCAAGCTGTTTTCCATCCATTTTTTGTTTGCAGCATTTGATATGCTTTATTCAATTTATGGAGCTTGAATGAGCCCAGGCTTTCTCACTTGCACCCAACAACTGAAAAGTCATGCTATTTGACTCTGAAGCAAAGATATGTGAATGTACCACATTTTAGTTAGCTTTTTTAATATCTTATGCACCATAATGACAAAACTGTCCTTGTTGAGAGCTGAACTGAAATACATTCATTCtcacacagaaaatctgcaaaAGTAACATGCAGAAAGTCTCagaagcattttatttttttgttaaagcgTTCTGTACAATTAattcaacatttatatttatatttcaacgGACACAAAGACTCATGAGATTCACATTGATTACAGGTGATTTTAGACTCTGATACCCCAAATAacttgatataaaaataaagagaaTCACTTACACAATTAAGTCATGtttacattaaatatgatttacaCATGATTAGTCTTAGGGAAGTGGATTTATATGAACATGAAGAGACTCATACAAGTtatcatatggcttcagaagactttcaATATATCACACTTGTCACATGGAGCACTTTTCTGGTGCTTTTTCTCCTTTTTGTAATAATATgggtagagctgcacgattctggataaactgAGAATCACGATTttgaacagacaactaaacaaaataatgtaatttactagagattccaacaaaatgttaattgctgcagtctattcaaaatgtttaattaaactgaattatttaaaagacttggtttgagtgaatgattcaatgactcacttataaagacttcacttgtttcattactggatgaatcagcatttttgagcgaatctcttgaatgaacgattcagtgacatacatttttctaacagtcacttgtcgccatctactggtgtaacgatgtTATCCATACAATTGTTATTTGAAGCCAAGGCCgtaaccatgtcttgaacattgGGGGACCaaaggttttttgtttgtttgttttgggggttggggtctttttatttaaagaaattaaataattaaaagattTAAGGGAATAAAGAATAAATAAGAAAGGTAAAagtacagtgcacagcataaatgagtacatccctctgaacaaatacctaaaatgtattaaacatatacataataaaaactgagaaatatgtcattaatagccataaaataagtaaattagccaatttgcagaaatgagtacaccctagatttaattcaacaaatgtataatattctagcacttagtatgccctcaataattttgaatatactgctcaaattgtcacatctgtcctgtttaactcctgaatgatgagctccttaaatgccctgatctttaatagggagtgttgctcaactcgtctctacagaatcccccacaggtgctcaagagtgttaagactgagggcaatacatgtccacagaaggtttttcaccttgggagaatgcatatcctcattgtcatgttcaaaaaAAAAGCCCATCATTGCAGGCAATGAGGAATgagtaacatcttctgtttcaagtttgtgtattaaatgaCACAGTGGTGtaggaattcatgacagcattgataaagcacaactccctcacaccttcagcactcatacatccctatataagagctttactaccactgaactttactgtgggaacaaGGCACTTcccactgtactcctcctctagcaacaccagaaCATTTTGGATTAATTtagtctcatgagaccagagtattgattcccagaaactatattttgtaaatatgggctttggaaatggctgactttattgtgctttggctacagtaggtagttccagtgagaacaacaaccatgcatgtcatttctgcaggctgcatcttactctgtgagataaacagtcactcttttcatagcttttgctggctctgagacactcgcttggtatttctcctgctctttgtctagcaaaaaaatccctcatcccTAAATGAAAGcataaaatgaaggcctgattatttcagggtccttgtcacaagtccattgtttctgaatttctgtgttacttttgctatattttcacacttaaaacaatgatttggtaatcctcttgtaccactgtcctcttttgtgctaagaaatacgtctcctgacagttctctcccattgttgtcagcattaagtctgagaatgattcagtgggctatataacacttttaattgtcaagcaattacttctctttaaatgttttggttcaacatacttacctgttgatgaAACATAGTTTCACCCATAGGATttaggatagttcacccaaaaatgaaaatttgggtaagcagataaatatcaaattttcatttttgggtgaactatccctttaaacttacaccagacaATTTTTATTTCGTTTTCAGTAACTTctaggagggtgtactcatttttacattttatcaccttgacaagaaaatcttattttcctgaataattttgacatgcttctttggtaattgattaggcagacttgctggaacattatatctctaaagaaccctaacacgtcttctaagtaattgagtaattgctgactttcagaagtttcagagggggtgtactcgtttatgctgtgcactgtagtTCCAGGTCTAATTATAGCCTATAGTTGTGAAGTAATCCAtttaaactctttgcaattaatattttatttaaaattatgcaCACATTTACTCTTTTTTGTATgtctaatatgtcaaaaatgtaaaaaaaaataaaataaaaaaataaaaatctcatcATATTCAGTTATGAATGAGATCATTTAAATGATAGcaaattttcaattcaaaatggtgaaattacattaaagtagtTTGTATCTCTGTATGTTATTGTGGGTCATTATATCCAGTGTAAAACAGTTGTCAAATCTTACCACGCACACACTCTTTCAATGTAAAAACTGAAAGCGTTGAGTTCAGTGAATAGTAAGCCCcgcctttttccttttttgatctgattggccatcattttgacattgacgagAGCTGTTAGACTACTGAGGCAGACCACTCATTAAGAAATATCaaatattggggggggggggcagtTTGGCCATTTCCAattactgtgtgtgtctgtgggggGGCTTGTCCCCCTCAATGCCTATGGTGGCATCAAGTtaatttcaaaaggtgatttactctattttgatcacttccatagacatcagtgtttatatccgaactataaacttttatctcagTACTTCTTTGAGAATATGAATATGTAACACAGaattaatgatactgtgtggttgaaaagactttCACACCTACACATGATAAACACTTCCTCTCTATCAGCAGCAGCGCCAATGCAGATCTGATTGTTCTGGTGTTTAAAAGAAACAGGAGAATCGTTTATCATTTAAGAATAAGATCGCGCgagtgtttgaatcgagatcgcaatcttttaatgattaatcatgcagctctaaaTACGGGTTTTAAAAgacatgaaagtgagtaattGATGAAACATTTTTGGgtaactgtccctttaagatctGAACTGTTGACTCACAGGTTTTATGGCTTAGTTTCGTAACAAGAGGCTAGACTATCAGACCTCATTCAGTTTTCATGTTCTTATAATTTATTCCTCATTTATGAAACCCTTTGGcatgttttaaaacaaaccCCACAGTGTGAATATTTGATCATGTTCTGATGAGAACGTCCATTTCCAAACCAGAGCCTGTGAGGTTCTGTGGTCCGCTATTTTTTCAGTTGCACTTCCTACAACAGCATGCATTCACAGTTCAGCGTCCCACACTGATATTGCACACCTTACAGCTTGGGTCTTTTTTGGCGTTGGCAGTGGAGAGGCTCATGAGCTGGTGACGGCCGCTGATCTGAGCCAGGACGCCGTGCTCCAGAAGCAAGGGCTCTGTGAACATTACCTCCAGAATGACATCGCTGGCGTGACAGAACACGGGTACGTCTCCGGCCGTGTACGTCAGGAAGGGATTGGTTGTTAGGTCCAGTCGTGGAAGACGGCTCTTGCAAAAGTCATCCCCCTCCGAACCAGCAGGGGCCAGCACCAGCACTACATAGTGGTAAGCTGTGTACATGCAGTAGAAGTCAGAGAAGTAGAGGTTTGTACTCGCGTTGAGGAGACGTTCGGCAGGAATCTGGAAGCGCAGAGGGCCGTACGGGGAGTCTTTGGGAGGGAGGCCCGTGTCGAATTCTGTGTTGCAGCTGAGGAAGATGCCGCGTAGCTTTCCATTGATAGGAGAGCCGTGACTTCCACTGTTGTCTTTGAGAGATGGGAGCATTGCACCTCCACACTCTGATCTATGTAGAGAGATGTAGAATAATCAATAAAATCATTTAGTCTGCTTAAACCCGCGACTTTCTTACAATCGACTGTATTCAGATCTGCCTTCATCCAATCAACAATCAATGAATAGAACCAACACGccaccagtgttggggaaagttacttttaaaagtaatgcattacaatattgtgttacaccctaaaaaagtaactagttgcgttatttagttactttttatgactAAAGACCTTTTTACTTTAATGTGTTACGTTGCTTTTGCATTCCTTTTACTCATCTGGGCTAGGTTGTTAGTTTGCTGGtttatataacaacaaaaaagtattgttggcaaatgtaaaggccctttaacactgaaagtgaaatgaataagcctcaggctgaaggaaatgcaaattcatgcctgtacagtggagggcgcagctcaaacaaacaaacctttcagatgtgctgccattctggattaaagaagaatacaCTACAGGAGAAGAAAATGAGTAAATgcctgctcacatttagtctagaactagtgTATTAGATTTACACagtgcacacaacacctctgctcTTGCTCATGATTCTCTCAACATGAGGACAGgacagctgtcagtcaataaatgggaaaacaatgtaacttgcgttacttatttgaaaaaattattcagatattttgttgtaaatttaaaagtaatgtgttactttactaagtacttgaaaaaagtaatccgattacataactcaagttacttgtaatgcgttactcctGACACTGCGCACcaccatgcattttttattttttgataattcctttcactcggatgtacgtcacaaTATGAAAGAAAATGTCTGTTACTACTTCGATTTCATCGCAACTTGCATCCGCAACCCATTTTACTCCCAAAATATGTAAAACAGGATATCCAATGTGAAAAAGAGCAGTGCTTAGTTTTAAGACCCGTTCACACCAAAaatgtttcgaatcagtggttcggagtgtgtaccaaagtcacgtgatttcagtaaatgaggttTCGTTatatcataagtgtttcaaaatttcaatgtttcaccactggggggcgtgactttggcagtctgatacacactctgaaccactgattcgaaacaaaagatttgtaaagcttcatgaagcagtgttttgaaatcacccatcactagatattgttgaataaagtagttattttgggttttttggcacacaaaatgtattcttgtcacttcaaaacattaaggttgaaccactgtagtcacatgaactgttttaaatatgtctttagtagctttctgggcactgaaagtgtcgattatcttgctgtcagtggaggcctcattgagccatcggatttcatcaaaaatatcttaatttgtgttctgaagatgaacgaaggtcttacgggtgtggaacgacatgagggtcagtaatgacagaattttcatttttgggtgaactaaccctttaagttcttTAAAGAAGGATGGATTctgaatgtttttatcattcatcagctggaaaataCTGTATTTAGATCCGGAGTATctctactctttcagaagatgcgtaatagcgccccctaccgtataacagttGGATTGCcgaaaaattctgtcaatggcagggaaagagttaaaggtCTAGCTAGTTAGCATGGCCCTGATAACCCTTGCTGGTAGATGCCATATCTAGACAATCTGGAATTCTAAAGTAAAGTTTTATATTTGCTCCCGCATTCTTGAATAACAATAGTTATTTGCTTATATGCTTAAAGGGATTcaccaaaaaaaatgtaaattatgtcatcatttacgcatcttcatgttgctccaaacctgtatgtctTACACAAAATAAgagttttcttcttttttttttcaagaaaacaaaagaagatttttttaaaaattctccaaaaatgaaaataggtgACCTACGTGAATCGTGTAGATtcgatgagaaaaaaaaatttccgGGGGGTGGGGGGTTGGGTGTGTGAACTGTGAACAGGTGTGCGTGCCAGAAGGGAGCGTGAGTGCATGGAAATATTAATGCGAAGGGCCTTGCATCACCAGTGCAGACCACCATCAGAAGCTGAAAGCACGCCTGGCCTCGGCGATTTACCTGACTGAATTTggtgagtgatggtttcaataattttaatattttctggtaTATCTCTAAGATAAGTTACCCAGTTCCTAACGTTAGCTACAGCTTGATGAATTGAGTCATTGAACACAGCAGGATAGAACGCAACGTTAGCCAGCTAGCTAAAGCTCCGGTTGAAAATTATTAGCTAACGCTACTGTTTTTGAGGAGGTAGATTTTGAGGTGAGGGGACTGACAAGGCAGAAGGTAAAGTGGTCCACCATTCTATCAATaagcagacctgccaacctgtACGCAATTTGCGTAGCGGATACGCATTTTGACTTCAAAGTACGttggtacgatttgtcactctaaaCTACGCAAAAATCTGGTGACGCCTCTGTGCACGCGCAGTCCTCAAATcaagcaacagcaaaagaagaagAGTTCGACCAATCATAGCGCTAGGTTCTTCCCCCAAATAGCAAGTGGGGATGATTGACAGATGCGTAAAGCCTATCATTAAAAAGAGACTGAAAATCGACACCAATAAAGATTCCCTCGATCCCCTTTCATAATGCTTAGTAAGGAGgccataataatttttgactcatggctgaagttaagtttctccagctctccccaggttggcaaaaaaagcatctcaaaatgcatcagattgatgctttaaaatatggaatatttaaatttttcttctgGGGGAGcagcccccggacccccctagaggggtTATATCCTTCTCAACCTTTTCCACCCCTGACCCGTTTTCATGCctgagaataaataaagtcatacaggtttggaaagacatgagggtgattaattaattaattaatgggagaactatccctttaagacctcTATGGCATTGCTCAGAGACTGTTTAAAATGCAAATGCTGACCAAAATGCTGTATAATACAAGATAAGCATAACAAAAAGATACATATAAAACACATGCATTGtacacaaaatacaaaacacagcCTCTAGGACTGCTTAAAAACCAAGGTGAAAAAGCATTTAAGAAGAATCGTGCGCAACAAGACCAGGAGCATGAATGAAGGAAGTAAATAGAgtctgttttgatttcatgttgagtTCGCTAGCATTCTCAAATGGCAGATCAAAAATCAATGCAGTCTTAGAGCTGTCAAGGAAAGACATATAGAGAGACTGAGGATGACAGATGACACTAACCTCACATAATGGAAGTATTCAGGATTCTGATTGCGGTAGAACAAGGAGAACCTGAGCATCCTCCCGGCAGCGGCCTGAGCTTTATCTAACAGCTGCTGGAGATGCTCCATGGCATAATCTGCAGAGAAAAACCCATGATTCATAAGTGCTTCCTATGAAAACTTGATTGTGAATAACATGGCATTaaggaaaagaaaaaggaaGTTCACTATTGGTTGTATCTTCTATCTGAACACAATATGCAGAGTCAATGATAAAAAAGCCATTTTTTCATTTGTCCAATTACAAACTTGTGTCATGAAGATTAAGTTAAGATAAGATAAATGATGAGATGGCAGAAAGCACCTGAAGTCAAGATtgaaagtgtgtaatttctgtgccTCTAAATTATGGTTGTTTCCGAACAGGTTTCCCAAGGACTGTAGTAGAGTATTCttgccatgctgtcattttacgccggactgcttcacaaacgagggtcaagttgaatcaactccacagcaactacataaatctatccactaaccattcagaaacgtccagtttcattctaaaagttgtaacttcttcctgagtctctccatcagtgtcgactccggtttgaacaatgtaaggctgaacaccgttactgacaatcctcattttggctgcgtgagattctccagctttgttgttgttgagctgttaaagctccgccctcttctggaaagggggcgggagcagcagctcattcgcatttaaagggacacacacaaaaacggcgtgtttttgctcacacccaaatagaggcaaatttgacaagctataataaatgatctgtggggtattttgagctgaaacttcacagacacactctggagacaccagaggcttatattacatcttgtgaaagaggcatTATAGGTCCACTTTAAGCAGGGATAGAAGAATGTATTTTAACAACGTAAACATAACACACATTTAAATCTCTGTTACTCTACTTACCCCCAGTGCAGAACTCCACTACTTGGCTCCATTCAGACACTTGGTAGTCTCCGTCAGGCTGTCTGATGGCGGTCTGCACAGCGACACAGTACTCCGTTCGAGGGCTCAGGAACCAGTGACCTCTCACAGCCATTGGCAAAGGTCCTGCTTTCGCCACTAGCTTGGTGGGAACGTCCTGAAAAGCCAAACACCAGAGGGTGCCGTCAGATTTGTTGGCCTACAGGGTTTTTTGTTCTGCTTTCAAGTGAAAAATAACCAACCACAAGTTTTCAACacttgactttttttgtttgttgaaccCCTGCAGCCTTAAactcaccatgaaatcaaaattgaccattcttgtttttatggaaaatagcagcatttattataaatgattaatttatcataatttgttttaattcatgtgccctcgttAATTTTTAACCATATTAATAACTTcccctcttctcttctctgatgacgagggcggggcaacctgtcattCACTtaagatccaccaatagcaaaccacaaccatccaatcaattcttcacggacaaaatcaagccccgcccaacatttgttcttgtttgtgaagccgtttcactcagatatatgtcacaataggaaagaaaaCTGCTGTTTCATGCCAACTTCAACATTACATACTGCGGATAACAGAGGATGCAGAAAAGTacactgaaatatatttaattcagaaattactagcaaattttacaaataattacaaagaaatggaaAGTAACACACTGAATTGAATATGAAATAGTAGAAAGAATGAAattgtattttcttgtaaaacatatttcaataatctttgttttatttatcattttttacagtgtagcagaTAATTCCtataaaattatgacataaacatGTAGACTGTATGgatgaattcaggttgattgggacacttttccCAAGTCATTTCAATgtcaaaaagtgtcccaattaCCCTGAATTTACCCCAGCATAATTATTTTAACTAAGATAGTTTTTAACTAAGTGCATTTTTTCAATTCCAGACCATATCAATCTGAATAATTACTctgtat of the Megalobrama amblycephala isolate DHTTF-2021 linkage group LG12, ASM1881202v1, whole genome shotgun sequence genome contains:
- the ppp1r3c2b gene encoding protein phosphatase 1 regulatory subunit 3C-B-like; translation: MTCANVMSRFGPPVSMRSVDVGFRCRGSPHINHLSSPKPLRPCISHQPVFEYRHSPSKGLIKSGRGEKRVAFADAKGLSLITVRLFSEKEDKIPREPLKIPRLKKLSCATEPANKTLRLSVGFEQPCRDFQAFRSRLQDHMVLLESCDVSKRCILGTVRVKNVCFEKVVHIRITFDTWRSYLDVPCTYLDQCYGEPGTDVFEFNISVPERIDPRERIEFCVSYLPAALGATEWDNNNGNNYCINVCGAESAAVQ
- the LOC125280441 gene encoding phytanoyl-CoA hydroxylase-interacting protein; its protein translation is MAEVELLSTPHNIQISEVSCDSFRITWEMAHEDTSRVTHYFIDLSRKEGSEPNRFKHRDVPTKLVAKAGPLPMAVRGHWFLSPRTEYCVAVQTAIRQPDGDYQVSEWSQVVEFCTGDYAMEHLQQLLDKAQAAAGRMLRFSLFYRNQNPEYFHYVRSECGGAMLPSLKDNSGSHGSPINGKLRGIFLSCNTEFDTGLPPKDSPYGPLRFQIPAERLLNASTNLYFSDFYCMYTAYHYVVLVLAPAGSEGDDFCKSRLPRLDLTTNPFLTYTAGDVPVFCHASDVILEVMFTEPLLLEHGVLAQISGRHQLMSLSTANAKKDPSCKVCNISVGR